The Leptospira andrefontaineae genome contains the following window.
AATAGATCTGTAAATATGCCGGTGAAACTCAGCAATATCTTATGCACTCTTATGTTCGAAGATGCTCGAGGGAATTTGATTCCAGTCCAAAGCTTCCGGTTACGAAACGATGATTATAGCCTATTTCAGGTGGAAGTTTACGGAGGAGATGATTTCGGACCTTACGTAGTAGAACTTCCGAATTTAAATACTGCGGAAATTGAAAGTGCAATTGCTTCAGGTTTTAATCCAAAAATTTTCATTGTAGATTATACAATGACTCACGTGACTGATTCCAATTACAAATCTGCTCTTTTGAATTTCTCTGGGGACAATCTCAAAATTATCGAGGAAAATTCCAAAGGCAGAACAAGTTTAATTAAAATTTTCGGACCAAATTATCGTGAAAAATTTAGAGTAGCTGCGTTCGATGATCTGAGTAATAATAATCCATGTACTACAGTTACAGCTAGTACTCTTGCTCCTGGAGTGAGTTTAAAAAAGGCATTACAGAGAATTGCATGCTCCGGAACTCAGGTAGAATTTGAAGACTATGTGGTCGACTTGAGCGAGTTCGCTCCTTCCCTTACTGATTCGAAAATTCACTTGAAAGGTATAAAATCCTTTGCCGGAATTCCTACTCAGCTTCCTTGCACCTATCAAACATATGCGGGATCGGATGGAGTTTCAAGAACAGCTTGTGTCCAAAAACCTTATAGTACTTGGACAGATGTGGAAAAGAAGACTGCTGGGGTTTGGGCTATCTATTCAAACGGAAAATATAATGCTCCAACCGAGTATTGGGTCGACGGTTCTAATATCCGTATTTTCGATCCGGGTAATATTCAAAAAGCACAGATGGTAAAGGGAGTGGACTCCATTATTTGGGCGGGAGACTACTATGATATCGTTTATATTAGCGCGAAAGATCTTGCTAAGAATGAAGAAAATCCACCGTACGGCTCTACGCCTATCGGGATTTCCGGTTCAAGTCCTACTGGTGGATCTATCGATCCGAACGATCCGAATTCATCTT
Protein-coding sequences here:
- a CDS encoding LIC12048 family lipoprotein, translating into MKLSNILCTLMFEDARGNLIPVQSFRLRNDDYSLFQVEVYGGDDFGPYVVELPNLNTAEIESAIASGFNPKIFIVDYTMTHVTDSNYKSALLNFSGDNLKIIEENSKGRTSLIKIFGPNYREKFRVAAFDDLSNNNPCTTVTASTLAPGVSLKKALQRIACSGTQVEFEDYVVDLSEFAPSLTDSKIHLKGIKSFAGIPTQLPCTYQTYAGSDGVSRTACVQKPYSTWTDVEKKTAGVWAIYSNGKYNAPTEYWVDGSNIRIFDPGNIQKAQMVKGVDSIIWAGDYYDIVYISAKDLAKNEENPPYGSTPIGISGSSPTGGSIDPNDPNSSFKLNTVWDLSQFGENPYEPDQKSFYVGKVGFNEKVVFSVKLDKTKYLNPSFGLPENGGSYQYFSDFKYTPTVATKRFNIDQVMDFEISLGFAGQRTDWIHVYKDTDDTDAYHVRKMWVDTSGYADQTFRICLRMPSASNIVDPNNSLVNIYIRPALNSAYRKSIWPLKYTDVKKMRGELSSPTNIGDTTIYLTGVYGTIEVNDPIYVSGDTYPYTVVSVTPTPGYPDGSFTVVVDTAMK